CCCTGCGGCGACAAGCGATTTGAGCCCGGCATGCGCCTTTTCGAATGCACCTTTGCGGCGGCGGATGACATCATGCACGCAGGGCAAACCGTCAAAACTGATCGAAACCGAGTGCAGATACCCGTTGGCTGACAAGCGTTGAACATGGTCGCAATACCAGCCGTTGGTGATGACAGAGACCTGGTAACCTTGCGCCGTCAATCCCGCGCACAGTCCGTCTACGTCGCGGTAAAGCATCGGTTCACCGCCTGACAGGCTGGCCTGGCGATACCCGTGTTGAAACAGGCCAGCTGATCCCGCAAGCAGCGTGTCCAGCGCAAGGTGGTCCCGGGCCATCGGCCCGGAACGCGAGTAGCAATGCGCGCAAGTGAGGTTGCACATCCGTGTCGGATGAATGTGAAGTACGGGTGTGGGTGTATCGCTCATCTTGCGCGCCTTCTTCAGAATTCCTGGCCGACGCGGACGCGCAGCATATCCGGATCCTTGATGCCCCAAGGAAAAATCTCGATCCCGCGGATCTTGCCCACGGCCAGTTCCTCGACATCGCGGATGTCAAAGTCGGCAAGGCCGCCTTCGATCAGCAGATCGATGCAATAGCCGTAAGCACAGATATCGAGCCCGATAGGCTTGAGACGTGTGCGGCTGACGGCGGAGGCGAATTTTTCCAGGCTGGCCTTGGGCAGTTCGGCCTTGGCCAGGTGTTTGGTGACAAGCGAAAGGGCTTCTTTCTCGTCCATGACGGTGTTCCTTTTGAAAATGTGTTTTTTGAAAATGTACGTCAGACAAATGATCCGACTGGTTCAGGGTGCGCGCGATGTTCGGTGCCCGCAATGCGGGAATTCCTGACCTGTCCTGTGGCTGTGGCGCGCGCTGTTGCACCTCAATACGACGCGGGATGTCGCCTATGGACCACCGGGCGCGGCGACATCGGCGCAGGTTGACCTGCAACGAGTCTGCAACGGGAAAGTACCATGCGTACCCACGCACAAGCGGTCGTCATTGGCGGTGGCGTCATCGGATGTTCGATCTTGTACCACCTGACAAAACTGGGGTGGACCGATGTTGTCCTTTTGGAACGGGACGAGTTGACCAGCGGGTCGACATGGCATGCGGCAGCCAACATTCATGGTCTGCATGACAGCACAAACATAAGCCGCATCCAGCACTACACCATGGGTCTTTACAAAGAGTTGGAGCAGGAAACCGGGCAGGGCTGCGGCGTGTTCCAACCGGGGTCGCTGTACCTGGCCCAGACCGAAGCGCGCGAGCATCAATTGCGGCTGCAGGCGGCGAAGGCCAAGCTGTATGGTATGAACTTTCACGAGGTCAGCCGGGATGAGGCCGAGCGGCTGCACCCGTTGGTCGATTATGACGGCATCCGTTGCATCATGTGGGAGCCCGATGGCGGCAATGTCGATCCATCCGGGGTCACCAACGCTTATGCGGCGGGCGCGCGACAGAACGGTGCCGAAATCGTCCGCTTTTGCCCGGTGACGGGCACAGAACAGCAAGCCGATGGCACCTGGATCGTGCGGACGGACAAGGGCGATATCGCCACACCTTGGGTGGTTAACGCGGCGGGGCTTTGGGGACGGGAGGTTGCGGCGCTGGCCGGCATCGCATTGCCGCTGCAACCGACCGAACACCAGTATTTTGTCACAGAAACCATTGCCGAGGTGGCTGCATTGGATCGCCGTTTGCCCTCGGTCGCGGACCGGGATGGCGAGTATTACTTGCGTCAGGAAGGCCAGGGACTGCTGGTGGGCGCCTACGAGAAGGACGTGCGGTTCTGGGCGGAAGATGGCACGCCGCAGGGCTTTGGCCACGAGCTTTTTGCGGACGATCTTGAACGGATCGAGGACAACATGATGCGCGCGATTGACCGCGTGCCTGTTGTGGGCACCGCAGGGATCAAACGGGTGATCAACGGTCCGATGATCTGGTCGCCGGATTCCAATGTTCTGTTTGGACCTGTGCCCGAACTTCAGGGGTATTTCTGCTGTAACGGCATCATCCCGGGCTTTTCGCAATCCGGGGGCATGGGGTTGCTTGCGGCGCAGTGGATCATCGAGGGCGAAACGCAATACGACATGTTTGCCTGGGACATGGCCCGGTTCGGGACATGGGCGGGCAAGACGTTCACCAAGGCACGCGTCGGTGATCAATACGCGCACAGGTTCAAGATCCATTTCCCGGGCGAAGAACGCGTGGCGGGGCGTCCTGTCCGCACACGGCCCGTCCACGACATGCAAGTCGCAATGGGGGCCCGGATGGGGCTTAATTATGGGTGGGAACATCCGCTGTACTTTGCCGATGTCGCCGACACTGCGGGCTTCACGCGCCAGCCCTGGTTTGATGCCGTTGGCACCGAATGCCACATGCTTCGGGACCGTGCCGGGATCATCGATATCTCCAACTTTGCCAAGTATGTATGCAAGGGGCCGGGGGCCGAGGATTGGTTGAACGCTGTCTTTGCCAACCGGATGCCGCGCGTGGTCGGGCGGTCCTGCCTGACCCCGTTGATTGGCAAGCGCGGCGGGATCGCAGGTGATTTCACCGTGACCCGTCTGGCAGAGGATGAATTCTGGATCATCGGCTCTGGCATGGCGGAACGCTATCATACGCGGTTTTTCAAACAGGTTCCGCTGCCCGACGACACAACCTTTGAAAGCAGGACCGAGGACATCTGTGGCTTCAACGTGGCCGGTCCCGAAAGCCGTGCATTGTTGCAGCGAATGACCAACGTGTCCCTCGGAACCGAGGATTTCCCGTTCATGCGATCGCAACGGATAGAGCTGGCAGGCGTCGATGTGCTGGCGTTGCGCGTGTCCTTCACTGGCGATCTGGGGTGGGAACTGCATTGCCGCACCGCAGATCAGCTTCGGCTTTACACGGCGCTGATCGACCATGGCGCCGATATGGGCATCGGCCCCGTGGGCAGCCGCGCGCTGATGAGCTTGCGCGTCGAGAAGGGGTATGGGTCCTGGAGCCGTGAATATAGCCCCGAATACTGGCCACAAGAAGTTGGTTTGGACCGGCTGATCAAACTGGACAAGGCGTTTCTGAACAAGGACGCCGTGGCCGAAGTATTGACGCACGCAAAGCGCGAATCGCTGGTGCTTTTGCATCTGGACGACGCCGATACGGCGGCGTCAGGCGCCGATGCCACGGGCGGAGAACCCATCTTCGACAATGGTGCGGGAATTGGTCGCGTCACGTCGGGCGCGTATGGTTACACGGTCGGAATGAGCCTTGCCCTGGGGTATGTCACGGACGCAAGGCCCGGAGACACAGTCGAGGTGATGGTGCTGGGCCGCCCGCACAAGGCGAAAATATTGGAAAAACCGCCATTCGACCCCGATGGTGTCAGACTGCGTGGGTGATCGGGCAGGTGGTGGACTGGGGTGCGAAAGAACGCTCGAACTGATCGATACAGGCCTGTACTGAAACCGATAACAACATCCTTCCGCACCCCGATTAGGCCTTCCCGAGACGTTTACTCTAATTAGCGTCACATGTTAGATAGAAATCATGTTGGGGAAGGTCTACGACCACGAAGTGCAGGTTTATGTCTCGAATGGCAGCCTGGCACATTTCACGATACGTGAAATGCACGACCTTTACACGTCGTGGCAGATGTGGGTTCTCGTGCTGGTTGGCTTTTTGATCATGGCCACAGGGCATCCTGTGACTTTGCCGCAATTTGACAGTTTTGGGTTGCGCCTGGCGTTCTGGCTGATCGCGTTGCTTGTCTATCTCGTGGTGTCGATGGTGTACGCGCTGGCCAGCTGCCGTATCTGGCGGGCCGTCTTCGGCGGACCTATTCCGCTGATTGTGCTGTCGACCCCGTTGGTTCTGGCATCCACGTATCTCACCGCAGGTGCGTTGACCGTTCTGTTCGAGCCCGGCAAACCACCCTTCGGCAGCATGACCTGGCAGATGAATGTGCGAAACGTGCTGGTCGCCCACGTGTTCGAAACGGTTGCCCTGCTGTGGCTCTTGCCGGCACAGCGTGCGCGCAAAGCCAAGGCAACCGCTGCACGTGTCATCACGTTGGCGGGCAAGAAGGTCTCTCTGGCCGAGGTGGCCCGGGTCAAGGCGGCGGAACACTACCTCGAGATACATACCTCCGACGGGATCGAGATCATGCGCGAGCGTATGGCCACGTTTCTTGATCAGGTGCATGCCGAAGATGGCATTCAGACCCACAGGTCACACTGGGTGGCCCGGCGCACCGCTCAGTCCCTGAACGGATCAAAGCTGACCCTTCAGGATGGCGAGAAGATCCCCGTCGCCCGGGGGCGTCTGGATGACGTCCGTACATGGTTGGACACGCACAACGACGGCGGTGAAATAGCCTGAGGGCCGTTCAGTCCAACGACCGGATGCGCAATGCGGTGATGCGATTGCCGTCTCGCGCAGTCACTTCAAAACGGAAGCCATGAAAGCTGAACACCTGACCGACGGTCGGGATCATCTGCGCTTCGTGAATGACCAACCCGGCAACGGTGTTGGCCTCTTCGTCCGGCAGGTTCCAGTCGGTGGCCCGGTTCAGGTCGCGGATGGTCATAGCGCCATCAATATGGAAATGACCGTCATCTGCCTTCTGGACGGCATGTTCGCTGTCGGGGTCGAATTCGTCGGTGATCTCACCGACAATCTCTTCCAGGATGTCTTCCAGCGTAATCAGCCCCTGCAAGGAACCATATTCGTCGACGACCAGCGCAAAGTGGGTCCGCATCCGCAGGAATTGGCGCATCTGGTCGTCCAACGTCGTCGTTTCCGGCACGAAATAGGGCGGCATGGCCACCTGGCTGATATCAAAGGATTTCAGGGCGGCGGCATCGCCTTCGGGTCCACCG
The DNA window shown above is from uncultured Tateyamaria sp. and carries:
- a CDS encoding FAD-dependent oxidoreductase, coding for MRTHAQAVVIGGGVIGCSILYHLTKLGWTDVVLLERDELTSGSTWHAAANIHGLHDSTNISRIQHYTMGLYKELEQETGQGCGVFQPGSLYLAQTEAREHQLRLQAAKAKLYGMNFHEVSRDEAERLHPLVDYDGIRCIMWEPDGGNVDPSGVTNAYAAGARQNGAEIVRFCPVTGTEQQADGTWIVRTDKGDIATPWVVNAAGLWGREVAALAGIALPLQPTEHQYFVTETIAEVAALDRRLPSVADRDGEYYLRQEGQGLLVGAYEKDVRFWAEDGTPQGFGHELFADDLERIEDNMMRAIDRVPVVGTAGIKRVINGPMIWSPDSNVLFGPVPELQGYFCCNGIIPGFSQSGGMGLLAAQWIIEGETQYDMFAWDMARFGTWAGKTFTKARVGDQYAHRFKIHFPGEERVAGRPVRTRPVHDMQVAMGARMGLNYGWEHPLYFADVADTAGFTRQPWFDAVGTECHMLRDRAGIIDISNFAKYVCKGPGAEDWLNAVFANRMPRVVGRSCLTPLIGKRGGIAGDFTVTRLAEDEFWIIGSGMAERYHTRFFKQVPLPDDTTFESRTEDICGFNVAGPESRALLQRMTNVSLGTEDFPFMRSQRIELAGVDVLALRVSFTGDLGWELHCRTADQLRLYTALIDHGADMGIGPVGSRALMSLRVEKGYGSWSREYSPEYWPQEVGLDRLIKLDKAFLNKDAVAEVLTHAKRESLVLLHLDDADTAASGADATGGEPIFDNGAGIGRVTSGAYGYTVGMSLALGYVTDARPGDTVEVMVLGRPHKAKILEKPPFDPDGVRLRG
- a CDS encoding LytTR family DNA-binding domain-containing protein — encoded protein: MLGKVYDHEVQVYVSNGSLAHFTIREMHDLYTSWQMWVLVLVGFLIMATGHPVTLPQFDSFGLRLAFWLIALLVYLVVSMVYALASCRIWRAVFGGPIPLIVLSTPLVLASTYLTAGALTVLFEPGKPPFGSMTWQMNVRNVLVAHVFETVALLWLLPAQRARKAKATAARVITLAGKKVSLAEVARVKAAEHYLEIHTSDGIEIMRERMATFLDQVHAEDGIQTHRSHWVARRTAQSLNGSKLTLQDGEKIPVARGRLDDVRTWLDTHNDGGEIA